Proteins encoded within one genomic window of Thermodesulfobacteriota bacterium:
- a CDS encoding transposase yields the protein MPRIARAVAVGYPHHVTQRGNYRMPVFDDEDDYNRYLDWLKDYSVKYDTRIWAYCLMTNHVHFICVPDRPDSLAKTFNTLHMRYSQYYNRKKEARGHLWQGRFFSCALDEEHLFAAVRYVENNPVRAGIVRKARRYPWSSAAGHIEKGTDEVLSRGLHLEKKIKGWEDYLKDSDDESAIETIRKSTLTGRPCGDDRFVEKIEGTIGRILKALPRGRPKKK from the coding sequence ATGCCGCGAATCGCAAGAGCCGTTGCCGTCGGTTATCCCCACCACGTCACTCAAAGGGGTAATTATCGGATGCCCGTCTTTGACGACGAGGATGATTACAACCGGTATCTGGACTGGCTAAAAGATTACAGCGTCAAGTACGACACGAGGATATGGGCCTACTGCCTCATGACCAACCACGTGCACTTCATTTGCGTCCCTGACAGGCCGGACTCGCTCGCCAAAACCTTCAACACCCTCCACATGAGATACTCGCAGTACTATAACAGGAAGAAAGAAGCGCGGGGCCATCTCTGGCAGGGCCGCTTCTTTTCATGCGCTCTTGACGAGGAACACCTCTTCGCGGCCGTCCGTTATGTGGAGAACAATCCCGTACGCGCCGGGATAGTCAGAAAGGCGAGGAGGTACCCCTGGTCAAGCGCCGCCGGACATATTGAAAAAGGCACGGATGAGGTACTGTCCCGTGGTCTTCACCTTGAAAAGAAGATCAAGGGCTGGGAAGATTACTTGAAGGACTCGGATGATGAGTCTGCCATCGAGACGATAAGGAAGAGCACTTTGACCGGTAGACCGTGCGGTGACGACAGGTTCGTTGAGAAAATAGAGGGCACCATAGGACGGATTCTTAAGGCGTTGCCGAGGGGAAGACCAAAAAAGAAATAA